The Leptospira andrefontaineae genome has a segment encoding these proteins:
- a CDS encoding lysoplasmalogenase, whose translation MIYIIFPILALVHLGVLFLGSDIFLVRLISKIIPILYLIALSVGEGRWKTRAGIWLGIGLVFSLGGDTILAFPDKYFVFGLGSFLIAQVAYSVSFSWGNPVHFLRLIPYVIFGASYFYWLLPGIAPALTIPVAVYVSAICVMGWRSAAREVSSRDRWLGILGAISFIISDSTIALGQFTPNKLPFHGVWVMSTYYLAQFLIYLSQEEEE comes from the coding sequence ATGATTTATATTATATTCCCGATTCTGGCCCTTGTTCATTTGGGAGTTCTATTTTTAGGCTCGGACATATTTCTAGTTCGTTTGATTTCCAAAATTATTCCAATTCTATATTTAATCGCGTTAAGTGTGGGCGAGGGAAGATGGAAAACCCGTGCAGGAATTTGGCTCGGGATTGGTCTCGTATTTTCACTCGGGGGAGATACAATCCTAGCTTTCCCGGACAAATATTTTGTTTTCGGTTTGGGCAGTTTCTTAATTGCTCAGGTAGCGTATTCCGTTAGCTTTTCTTGGGGAAATCCAGTACATTTCTTAAGATTAATCCCTTACGTTATTTTTGGTGCTTCTTATTTTTATTGGCTTCTTCCCGGGATTGCTCCTGCGTTGACCATTCCAGTCGCGGTTTACGTTTCCGCAATTTGTGTGATGGGTTGGAGATCCGCAGCTAGAGAAGTTTCTTCCAGAGACAGATGGCTTGGAATTTTAGGAGCGATCAGTTTTATCATTTCCGATTCTACCATCGCACTCGGACAATTCACTCCGAATAAACTTCCGTTCCATGGAGTTTGGGTGATGTCGACGTACTATTTAGCTCAATTTTTAATCTATCTTTCTCAAGAGGAAGAGGAATAA
- a CDS encoding aminotransferase class V-fold PLP-dependent enzyme has product MKTNPSPDWTKLQHLYPVNREMIWLNNCGTTPANTDTLHAVNEYLQGYAARGGSTEVRKYPTVKKAIRTILAELLGVEAEELSLIHHTNEGIGFISLGLKLKAGDRILLLENEYPSNIYPWEHWKEKGVSISFVPMAETPEGFLENLKSSITPDVKVVSLSAVHWCTGMPFPLEEIGSFLAEKGIEFVLDGAQGVGLLPVKPREMGISYMAFPAWKWLLGPLGLGVLYIAKEKLEGLNFPFKGTGSVVNDEVYLPYREELKGTDRYEISTVNFIDWVYFQSTLEMLHKIGFHNSMERIYELADYLSDKLRDAGWKLASDHFPDFKTGIVVAEKEGLSMENVVSNLKKNGVMCALRLGRVRFSPHIYLAKEQLDRVVDLVSR; this is encoded by the coding sequence ATGAAAACGAATCCTAGTCCGGACTGGACCAAACTACAACATTTGTACCCGGTAAACCGGGAAATGATCTGGTTAAACAATTGCGGGACCACTCCTGCAAACACGGACACCTTACACGCGGTCAATGAATACCTGCAAGGTTACGCTGCCAGAGGTGGTAGCACAGAAGTACGTAAATATCCAACCGTTAAAAAAGCGATCCGCACCATTCTTGCGGAATTATTAGGGGTAGAAGCTGAAGAACTTTCTTTAATCCATCATACAAACGAAGGGATCGGATTCATCTCTCTTGGTCTCAAACTCAAAGCGGGAGATCGAATCCTTCTTTTGGAAAACGAATATCCTTCTAATATTTATCCTTGGGAGCATTGGAAAGAAAAAGGAGTGTCTATTTCTTTTGTTCCAATGGCAGAAACTCCGGAAGGATTTCTAGAAAACTTAAAATCTTCTATTACGCCTGATGTAAAAGTAGTGAGTCTTTCTGCTGTACATTGGTGCACAGGAATGCCTTTCCCATTAGAAGAGATCGGAAGTTTTTTGGCCGAAAAAGGGATTGAGTTTGTACTGGATGGTGCCCAAGGAGTGGGACTTCTTCCTGTAAAACCTAGAGAAATGGGAATTTCTTATATGGCTTTCCCGGCTTGGAAATGGTTACTCGGGCCTTTAGGGCTTGGAGTTCTATATATTGCTAAAGAAAAGTTAGAAGGCCTGAATTTCCCGTTCAAGGGCACAGGCTCCGTAGTAAACGACGAAGTCTATTTACCTTATAGAGAAGAGTTAAAAGGCACGGATCGTTACGAAATTTCTACAGTGAATTTTATAGATTGGGTGTATTTCCAATCCACATTAGAAATGCTTCATAAAATAGGTTTCCATAATTCTATGGAAAGGATCTATGAACTCGCAGATTATCTTTCTGATAAACTGAGGGATGCAGGTTGGAAACTTGCATCTGATCATTTCCCAGATTTTAAAACCGGGATCGTGGTCGCAGAAAAAGAAGGACTCTCCATGGAGAATGTAGTTTCCAATCTCAAAAAGAATGGAGTCATGTGTGCACTTCGTTTAGGAAGGGTTCGTTTTTCTCCCCATATTTATCTGGCCAAGGAACAATTGGACAGGGTAGTGGATCTAGTCTCGAGATAA
- a CDS encoding ferritin-like domain-containing protein, with the protein MSIKPLKETTFLEAVAAAIQHEKDYFEFYMDTYEKLPPGRTRELFEKLAEEVDEHIKFIQEIYRVAEGAELPNLKQLAAIHKFHQTTIQKIMNKVERTITGSGSKDAHEALELAIREAENSVAFYEKLTTKFEDSNIKLLFSKLMDYSHNYQSLLEAELNTFDQTRSAGGAYFWDEQAEEVAKAVGNSKPSSKSSKGLKPSKPVKKAAAKKVVKKAAPKKAKVAAKKKPAPKKAAPKKKAAKKKK; encoded by the coding sequence ATGAGTATTAAACCTTTAAAAGAAACTACATTTTTGGAAGCTGTTGCAGCTGCGATCCAGCATGAGAAGGACTACTTCGAATTTTACATGGATACGTACGAAAAACTTCCTCCGGGAAGAACTAGGGAATTATTCGAAAAACTCGCTGAGGAAGTGGATGAACATATTAAATTCATCCAAGAGATTTACAGAGTGGCAGAAGGAGCTGAACTTCCTAACTTAAAACAATTGGCCGCCATCCATAAATTCCACCAAACCACCATCCAGAAGATCATGAATAAGGTGGAACGAACTATCACCGGTTCCGGTTCTAAGGACGCTCACGAGGCATTGGAGCTCGCAATCAGAGAAGCAGAGAATTCAGTAGCATTCTACGAAAAGCTTACCACTAAATTCGAAGATTCGAATATTAAACTATTGTTTTCTAAGCTCATGGATTATAGCCATAATTACCAGTCTTTGCTCGAAGCTGAATTAAATACATTCGATCAGACTCGTTCTGCAGGAGGCGCATACTTCTGGGACGAACAAGCTGAAGAAGTAGCAAAGGCAGTAGGAAATTCTAAACCGAGCAGTAAAAGTTCTAAAGGATTAAAACCTTCTAAACCTGTCAAAAAAGCCGCGGCTAAAAAAGTAGTGAAGAAGGCTGCACCTAAAAAAGCAAAAGTAGCAGCTAAGAAAAAACCTGCCCCCAAAAAAGCAGCTCCTAAGAAAAAGGCAGCCAAAAAGAAAAAGTAA
- a CDS encoding TraR/DksA family transcriptional regulator: MVTKKAAYDKKVLSEISDLLLERKNSLLEKYAKWEDNSKPSGLKEMGDIADIASEINEEMLSSVLTESEIETIREIDVALEKIEDGSYGICEGTGKKIPLARLKAIPWTRYTVEYAEAVSKHKASGKKGPLSATLTGTYKIPSDPDSLDD; this comes from the coding sequence ATGGTGACTAAAAAAGCTGCATACGACAAAAAGGTCCTGAGTGAAATATCGGACCTTCTTTTAGAGAGAAAAAACTCTCTATTGGAGAAGTATGCGAAGTGGGAAGATAATAGCAAACCTTCCGGCCTGAAAGAAATGGGAGATATCGCAGATATCGCTTCGGAAATCAACGAAGAGATGTTGAGTTCCGTTTTGACCGAGTCAGAGATCGAGACCATCCGAGAAATCGACGTGGCTCTCGAGAAAATTGAGGACGGTTCCTATGGCATTTGCGAAGGAACTGGCAAAAAAATTCCTTTAGCCAGACTAAAGGCAATTCCTTGGACTCGTTACACTGTAGAATACGCCGAGGCTGTATCTAAACACAAGGCCTCCGGCAAAAAAGGTCCACTTTCGGCTACATTGACTGGGACCTATAAAATTCCATCCGATCCAGATTCTCTGGACGATTAA
- a CDS encoding bile acid:sodium symporter family protein produces MAPLFEKAALLFPLWVICGVTFSWFFPSVLHGFKGPWITYSLGLTMLGMGISLRTEDFTRVFKAPKPILIGVIGQYTIMPLTGWFLGNFFQLPAPLAVGIIVVSCCPGGVASNVVSFLARGDLALSVTMTAISTVLSVIMTPLLTLFLVGNSVGANASGLFFDTVQVVILPVILGILLNRYTPRFAEKVKIVSPLIAVILITLIVASIIGSGKEAVISSGLHLISSVFLLHISGYFFGYWAAYFGTKSFVVARTVSIEVGMQNSGLGAVLSRNNFSDPLVAIPAAISSFVHSLIGSVLAGIWRRSIPQEEREKSLISADLP; encoded by the coding sequence TTGGCTCCTCTTTTTGAAAAGGCAGCTTTATTATTTCCACTATGGGTCATCTGTGGTGTGACATTCAGTTGGTTTTTTCCATCAGTTCTTCACGGATTTAAGGGACCTTGGATCACTTATAGTTTAGGACTGACAATGCTCGGAATGGGGATCAGCCTAAGAACGGAAGATTTTACAAGAGTATTTAAAGCGCCTAAGCCGATCTTAATCGGTGTGATCGGTCAATATACGATAATGCCATTAACTGGCTGGTTTTTGGGAAACTTCTTCCAACTTCCTGCTCCTTTAGCGGTCGGCATTATAGTAGTTTCCTGTTGCCCCGGAGGAGTTGCTTCTAATGTGGTTTCTTTTTTAGCAAGAGGTGATCTGGCGCTGTCAGTTACAATGACTGCGATCTCCACTGTTCTATCTGTGATCATGACCCCACTTCTCACTTTATTTTTAGTGGGGAATAGCGTGGGTGCAAATGCTTCCGGTCTTTTTTTTGATACGGTTCAAGTAGTCATTCTTCCTGTGATCCTAGGAATTTTATTAAATCGTTATACTCCTAGATTTGCGGAGAAGGTGAAGATCGTTTCTCCATTGATCGCAGTTATACTGATTACATTGATTGTTGCCTCGATCATAGGTTCCGGAAAAGAAGCAGTGATCAGTTCCGGACTTCATTTAATTTCTTCCGTATTTTTGCTCCATATCTCCGGATATTTTTTCGGGTATTGGGCAGCATATTTTGGGACCAAATCTTTTGTAGTAGCTCGTACAGTTTCCATAGAAGTGGGGATGCAAAACAGCGGATTAGGAGCGGTTCTCTCTCGGAATAATTTTTCAGACCCTTTAGTGGCGATTCCTGCTGCAATTTCCAGTTTTGTGCATTCTTTGATTGGAAGTGTTCTGGCGGGGATCTGGAGAAGGTCCATTCCCCAGGAAGAAAGGGAAAAATCGCTAATTTCGGCCGATCTTCCTTGA
- the rpmG gene encoding 50S ribosomal protein L33 codes for MREIIKLSCQVCKKNSYFQTKNKKAKSEKLVTKKFCKFCRAHVEHKESKV; via the coding sequence ATGAGAGAGATCATTAAGCTTTCTTGCCAAGTTTGTAAGAAAAATTCTTACTTCCAAACCAAGAACAAAAAGGCGAAATCCGAGAAATTGGTAACGAAAAAATTCTGTAAATTTTGCCGTGCCCACGTCGAACATAAGGAATCCAAGGTATAA